The Lagopus muta isolate bLagMut1 chromosome 8, bLagMut1 primary, whole genome shotgun sequence genome contains a region encoding:
- the TWIST2 gene encoding twist-related protein 2, whose amino-acid sequence MEESSSSPVSPVDSLGTSEEELERQPKRFGRKRRYSKKSSEDGSPNPGKRGKKSSPSSQSYEELQSQRILANVRERQRTQSLNEAFAALRKIIPTLPSDKLSKIQTLKLAARYIDFLYQVLQSDEMDSKMTSCSYVAHERLSYAFSVWRMEGAWSMSASH is encoded by the coding sequence ATGGAAGAAAGCTCCAGTTCTCCTGTTTCCCCTGTGGATAGCTTGGGGACCAGTGAAGAGGAGCTGGAAAGGCAGCCAAAGAGATTTGGCAGGAAGAGAAGATACAGTAAGAAGTCCAGCGAAGATGGCAGCCCCAACCcagggaagaggggaaaaaagtccaGTCCCAGCTCCCAGTCTTATGAAGAACTGCAGAGCCAGAGGATCCTGGCCAATGTCAGAGAGAGGCAGAGGACTCAGTCGCTCAACGAAGCTTTTGCCGCCCTGAGGAAAATCATCCCCACGTTGCCCTCTGACAAACTCAGTAAAATCCAGACCCTCAAGCTCGCGGCGCGGTATATAGACTTCCTCTACCAGGTGCTACAGAGCGACGAGATGGACAGTAAGATGACGAGCTGCAGTTACGTGGCTCACGAGAGGCTGAGTTATGCCTTCTCAGTCTGGAGGATGGAGGGTGCATGGTCCATGTCGGCCTCACACTAG